GAACCAGCAGGGATTTCTTGGGTAGTGGTAAAATCAAAAATCTATTTCGAGGCCTAAGCTTCGGTACAAAAATACTCGATGGAGCAATCTAATGAAAAATAATCTATTGATAATTCTGGCACTGCTGGCTGTGCCGGCACTGGCTTGGGCAGGAGATGAGGCTGTGCCGACACTTGCGTCGAACGCTGAGGCGATTAAAGGAGCTCAGACTAATATGGACTATGTCTGGACTCTGGTGTGCGCCGCGTTAGTCTTTTTTATGCAGGCTGGTTTTGCCTGTGTTGAGGCAGGCTTTACCCGGGCCAAAAGCGCGATCAATATCATGATGAAAAACCTGATGGATTTTTCAGTTGGTTCACTTGCCTTTTGGGCAATCGGTTTTGGCTTGATGTTTGGCAAAACAACCACCGGCTGGTTTGGGACCGACGGATTCTTCTTGAGTGATTTCACTGTTGGCGGGGACCCGTGGGTGCTTGCCTTCTGGATGTTTCAGGTGGTGTTTGCTGCCACGGCAGCCACTATTGTTTCAGGCGCCATGGCGGAACGGACCAAGTTTGTGAGTTACTTTATATACAGCGGAATGATTTCTGCCTTTGTCTATCCGATATTTGGCAGTTGGGCATGGGGGAACCTCTTTCATGGCGATGGCTGGTTGGGGAAACTTGGGTTTATCGATTTTGCCGGGTCAACCGTTGTTCACTCCATCGGTGGCTGGGCCGCGTTGGCAGGCGCCTTGGTTATTGGGCCACGTATCGGTAAGTATGCTAAAGATGGTAAGGTCAAGGCCATTCCAGGGCACAATATTCCTTTGGCCGCAGTCGGGGTGTTTATTCTATGGTTAGGGTGGTTCGGTTTTAATCCAGGTTCTACCACAGCAGCTAATACTAGTATTGCTATGATCTTTGTTAATACCAATCTGGCGGCGGCAGCTGGCTGCTGCGCCGGGATGCTGACCTCCTGGTTCATCTTCAAGAAGCCGGAGATTGGCATGAGTCTGAACGGGGCGTTAGCCGGTCTGGTGGCTATTACTGCGGGATGTGCCAATGTCACTCCGACCAGTTCTATAATTATTGGTGCTATTGGCGGGGTGTTGGTGGTGTTTGCGGTGCTGTTTTTTGATCGGATCGGGATTGATGATCCGGTTGGCGCTATCTCAGTTCATGGGGTCAATGGGGCTTGGGGGACGTTAGCTGCAGCCCTCTTTAATATTGAGGGCGTCACCGCCAAACTTATTGGAGTCCAGCTCCTCGGCATTGGTTCCGCATTTATCTGGTCATTTGGTTGTTGTTTCGTCATATTTAAAGTTATAGAGGCTACGGTTGGGCTGCGGGTTTCAGCAGAAGAGGAGATCGAGGGTCTTGATATCGCCGAACATGGGGGGCATGCCTATTTTGATTTTCAGATGGGTTCAAAGCAGGCTTGATGTCTTTAGCAAAGCCCTTCATTCGTGGTGGAGGGCTTCTGCAACGAGTCATAACACTTCACCATATTTTAAACCGGGGGGATTTGTACTCCGGGCAATCATCGAAAGGGAAAGGAGAGCACTATGGAAACACGGAAAAAGATCAGTTTGGCAGTTTTGGGGGTATTGTGGATGGTGCAGTTTGGCAGCGTGGCAATGGCTGAGGAGGAAAAGCCGACAGCGGACCTTTCTGTCAGCGCCTTGAGCAAATATGTCTGGCGGGGGTTTGAGTACAGCAAGGACAGCATCGTTATTCAGCCGTCGATGACTGTGGGTTACAAGGGGTTCTCCGCCAATGTCTGGGGGAATGTGGATACTGACGTCTACTCCGCAGATCCCACGGTATCGACGACTAATGCCTGGAACGAGACCGATTTCACTCTGGCCTATGACTGGACCGTCGGCCCGGTAGGTATGACTGCAGGGTATATCTATTATGGTCTTGATGGGTTTGAAGACACTCAGGAGATTTTTGCCAAGGCATCCCTGGATACCATCTTAGCGCCGACCGTGGCCGTCTATCGTGACTTTGATCACGCCCCGGCTTGGTATGTGACCTTTGGGGTATCGCACAGTGTGCCGCTTACCGAGAAGATCGGGCTAGATTTGGGCGCTCAGGTGGGCTATCTGTCAGCCGATGACGTTGATGATATCGAGGAGGTAGACTCATCGTTTGCTGGAACCGGTAACGAGTATAGTGGTTTTCATGATGGACTGCTTACCGCTTCGATAACTATTCCGGTGGGTGAATATATCGCCGTCACTCCCGGGGTAAATTATTCGTTTCCTTTAAGCAGCAAGGCCGGCGATCTGATTGAGTCATCAAGTATGAGTGGCAAGGATAACTTTGTCTACGGTGGAGTCACGGTGTCCATGGCGTTTTGATCGTAACTATCCAGCTCAATCCGCAAAACAAGCAGATGTCGGGACTGTAACTATTCAGCAGCGCTACAGATGCGCGAAATAAGCCTGCGAACTATAGCCCGTCTATGTGAGCAGGCTTATGACAAAGCAGATGTGGTGTTGCTGGATAGTTACATTTGATCAAGATTTTTTTCGAGGTGGCGGGGCGATGCCGTGAACAGTGCTGTCACCTCGATTCTTGACCATTGTGGGTACGGTAAACTTTTTGTTCTGGCAGGGGTATCACTCCGCTGCCCGTTTTGAGATGTTAGCTGGGGAAACAGCGCCTGGTGGTGCTTTGCTGGGACAGGGAATAATCTTAGGACCTAACAATCATGGCGAAGCGTTTTCTACTCTTGCAGCATGCGGTATGGACAGGTCCTGGCTTGTTTATGAAGCAGGCTGCCAAAGCCCTCAAGGTTGAACTGGAAACGGTGAAGGTCTGGCAACGGAAATTCCCGGATTTTGCAGCTTATGATGGTTTGATCGTCATCGGCGGGCGGCTCGATGATCATTCGAGATCCATGGAACTCTTGGAGCATGAACTGGCTTTCATTCGTCAATGGCTTGCCGCAGACCGGCCTTACTTAGGTCTTGGTTTAGGCCACCTGTTGTTGGCTGAGGCGCAAGGAGCGAGGATTGGGAGAAATTATTGTGCCAGTATCGGTTTCGTGGAGGGGCATCTGACCAGGCATGGCCGGGAGCATCCGGTGTTTAAACGGTTGCCAATCATGATGTCGTTTTTTAAATGGCACGATCATTCGGTGTTGGAACCGTTGCCCAAGAGTTTGTCGGTGCTTGCGACTTCGGTTGAATGTCAGGTTGAGGCCATCTCTATTCCTGGTCGGCCTCATATCATCGGTGTGCAGTTTGTTAACCATGCCGGATCGCATGAAGACGTTGAAAAATATTGGCAAAAGGATAGTAAGTGGGTTAACTCATTGAATGGAAAATTCGTCAACCCCCTTGCGATCTTGGCTGAATCCAGAAAGAATCATGGCCAGATGGCCAGAGAGTTTGAGGTGTTTTTTCGTAATTTTATCAGGTTGTGTTGATCTGTTTTCCGGTGTTGTCGCTTTCTTCCCTTTCTTTCAGCCGTTAACGCGGGCTTTTTTTACCTCATGGGGTTGTTGTCATGAAGAACAGGATGAGTTTCCCACTCCTTGATCAGCAGGGACCATTCGCCACGCTGCATCATCCACCGGACGTCAATATTTTTTCTAATGATAACCGTTTGTTATGCAAGGCGATGCGTCAGGCCGGGATGGTGACCCGTTTCAGGGCTATTCGCAGCCAGATTTTTGATTTCTTGCAGGTCTCAAGCTTTGCCGAGGTGCAGCAGTTGATTCATGACCGTGACCGGCGGCAGGAAGTCAACCGCCGCTGCTTTGTCTTGTTGGGCAATATGTTCGGTCTGGATGGTAATGAACGGGAGATAATTTCTACGGTGGGAGGTTATTCGCGGACTGCCGATGGGGTAATTCGTTTTCTCAAGGCTAAGGTCATGGCCAGTTTCGCCTCCAATATCGAAATGACCAATGAGATTGACGCGATTTCGAGTCCAGTGGATCTGCTGTTGATTATCTTTGATGACCGCTACCATAAAAAGGCCCGCTTTGAGGCCAAGCGGAAGTTGATCCTGATGAGTCTTGCTGGTTCCATTGATCAGCGGGAGCGAGAAACTGGGATCGAGAGCAAGTTCTATGAGTTTCTTAACTTTTTAAACGACAAGGTCTGGAGTCAGCGCAGCAAGATCGGTGAGTTGGAAGTGGCGTATCTGCTGAGTCAGCATGATCCCAAGGAGTTCGCCTGTCAGTCGGTACGGGTGATCACCCCGCAGGAGGCACGGGCAGTTGTGCGGAAGCCGGGGCAGAAACTAACCTTGATCAAGCGTCGCAGGTTTCAGGTTGGTAGCCGTGAGATTCCCATTTATGTCACGATTCGCAAGAAGCCACCAGAGGCCAAAGTGTTGAAGTTGCTGCGCAAGGGAGAGGAGAATCCGGCGGTGGCGGTTGACGACGAGCTTGGGCTGATGGCGGTTCTCGATTCGGTAGCCGAGGTTAAACTCTTTCTCGCCCACTTGACTAAGAGCGCCTTGCGTGCCGATTCGTTTATGGCCCTGGAGGAGATTACCGATACCCTGACAGGAGGGCGCCATCAGGGGGGGAATATCGGCAGTTCTGCATTGACCCCGATGTTCAAGTTCTTTGCCCGGATGGGTGGAATGCGGGTGGAGTTTATCATTCACAGCAACAAGACCTATCTGAACTATATCTATCAGCGGGACATTTCCCACGACGAGTACGAGATCAAGCGGGTCTTTGATTCCGGGGTAGCGGAAATGTTGTTTCCTCAGGACATTTATGATCTGGATATGGTGGAAATTAAGGGGCGGCAGCTTATGCAGTGTCGCCGACAGATTGAGGAGTCGTGAACAGAGTGAACTTTTTTGGCGAGTTCTGGTCCAGAAGTTGGCGGATTCTTACAGTCAGGGTCAATGGCGAGAAGGGCTTCTGGATGAAGTTGACTCGGTGAAGGCCATAGGGGGAGAGGATGTCGTCAGTGTAGCCGGACATGAATAGTATTTTGGCGGTCGGGTATTTCTTGGTGAAGGCCTCGGCGACCTGGCGTCCATTGTGTCCTGGCAGAATAACGTCGGTCAACAGCATATCGATGGGCAGTGGGTGCTCTTCGATATGGCGAATGGCGTCGGTGCCGTCCGGGGCGGTAATGACGGTATAGCTCAATTGGGTTAGGACTTCGATTAACAGATTGCGGAACGAGGTGTCGTCTTCTACCACCAGGATGGTCTCTTCGCCATGGGCTAAGGTTTGAGGGGTGCGGAGAGTTTCGGCGGTTGCGGCATTCGTCGAGCTTGCCTCTGGCAGAAAGAGCGTAAAGGTCGTGCCGTGACCGGGGTGACTGTCAACGGAAATATGTCCGTGATGCTGTTTGATGATCCCGAAGACGGTGGCCAGGCCAAGTCCGGTTCCCTTGCCGATCTCCTTGGTGGTGAAAAAGGGCTCAAAGATTCGGTCGAGGGTCTGTTTGTTCATGCCACTTCCGCTGTCAGTGATTGAAACGGTGATGTAGGCGCCGGGGTTCAGCTCAAGGTACGGGGTGTCATCTCCTATTTCGGCCCGGTCGGTGCTGATGGATAAGTTGCCCCCTGTCGGCATCGCATCTCGGGCATTGACGGCCAGATTGAGGATGATCTGCTCGATTTGACCTGCGTCGGCCATGACCTCGTAGTTGTTTGGCGCTAGATGCAGTTGGAGTTTTATGTCTTCTCCGATCAGGCGGGACAGCATTTTGTTTAGGTCGCCAATGATCTGATTGATGCTGACAGGACCGATCTTTAAGATCTGCTTGCGGGAGAAGGCCAGGAGTTGGCGTACAAGTCGCGCCGCGCGTTCTCCGGATGATTGAATGATCTTGATGGAGTTGTGTGCAGGGTTGTTTTCTGGCAGGTCAAGGAGTGCCAGTTCGCTATATCCAAGGATGGCGTTTAAAATATTGTTGAAGTCGTGGGCGATGCCTCCGGCTAGGCGGCCGACGACTTCCATCTTCTGGGCTTGGATCAGTTGGGCCTGGAGGATTTTTTTTTCGTTTTCCTCTTGCTTTTTGTCGGTCGCGTCTCGGAGGATGAGGACAGTGGCTGTTTCTTCACCGTTGTCGGCGATGGCAAAGGCTGTTACTTCCAGGTAGATTTCTGGTAAGTGGTTGGTCGGACGAAGCAATTCCCCGTGGTAGTGGCCGGTCTGATTGCTGATGTCTTGGATCTGCCGATACGGTTCCTCTCCCAGGGTCTGGGCTGGTGTCCAGTCGGATGGTGGATTACACAGATTGAAGAGGTGTTGATGGGCCGGATTTTGGAGGATCAGATGGCCTGCCTGGTCGACGACGACGATAGCCTCATGGCATTGGTTGACTATTTCCCGGTAGAGGGATGATTCGGCCTGCTTTTTGTTGAGTTTTCGGGAGATAGTTTTTTGGTAAAGGGTTTGTGTCTCTTTGCTGGGCAAAGGGGGTGGGGGGTGGTTTTCCGATTGTTTTTTTTCAACAACGAGCTGTATTTCTTGAAGCATTGTTTTTAATTCAACGGGTTTTCTGAGAAAGCGGTCGGCCCCCAAGGCGAGGGCTAGTGTTTCATCTTCCGGGGAGAGGAAGGTGCCGGTGTAGAAGATGAACGGGATCTGAGAGAGTGAGTTGTCGGCGTGGACTGCTTCGCAGAGTTGGTATCCATCCATTTCGGGCATCTGGATGTCGGAGATGATAAGTTCCGGTTTGGTTTCGCGGATTAAAGATAAGGCTTGCCGACCATTGATCGCCATAACGACCTGGTGACCGATGAATTCAAGCTGGTTTTTCAGGATGAGCCTGAAGGCGGCATTGTCTTCGGCAAAGAGGATTTTCATGGTGTTGTGGAGTTTTTTGCCTTTGGTATGTGACTGATTGATGTCAGTACTATTGGTAGGCTCAGTAAACACTAGGATTGTTGTCTACTCTTTTGTTAAATGATTTGTCAACAAAAAACGGCTCCCGAATGGGAGCCGTTTTTTGTTGATGGATACTGGTTTAACGATACAACACCACGGAATGATGTGGTTTATTCTATGTCTGGTGGGGGTCTCCTGGCACTTCGAACCGATATGCCAGGAGGGGACGAGGCCTAAAGAGTGTTTTGTGTGGTGCTGCAGAAGAATGTGGAGAAGGGGAGGTCTGGGTGGACGGATCGGTGGTTATTTGTCGGGATTATGCAGTTTTGTAGGGATGAGACCCTTGCGTCGGGCAAAGGCGCCAAGCCCTGCCAGGCCAGTTCCGAAGAGGAGCAGTGTTCCGGGCTCTGGGACTGGGGCAGTTCCTTGTCCCATCAGGTTGTCATTGCCGCAGCCCATAGTGAAGTGGGTGTAAAAATCCTGACCGTATAGGCCGGTGACTGAGAAGAAGTTACTGAGGTCAAAGGAAACGGCGTAGTGGGTGTTGTTGCTGCCCATTCCCGAGAATCCGGAATCATTGACAATGCTGAGATTGTTTACTGTGCCTGGTTGGCCGATAATTGTGCCATTGGCAAAGTATTTCCAAGGGTTTGATGATGGTGACCCGTCCTCGTTTTGATGGTAGTAGACCGTTGTCGTTGCGGAGTCTGGGTTGAGCTGGACGATTGAGAAGGTAAGTGCTGCCCAGTTAATGTCCAGCGCATACTCGTAACCGAAGGAGCTGCTTACGTTTTTACTCCCGTCCTGCGACGCCAGCGGGTTATACGCCACGTTGTTGCCGTTGGTATCGGTTATGATCTCGCCGGCGCTGCCGACTAGATACATTGCTCCGCTTAAGGGGCGGCCATAGCTGGCATTGGTGCTGATAAAGAGATCTCCGGAGGTGAAGTCTTTTGAGCTGTTAAGTCCATTATAACCAGGGACACCTGTTTTGAAATTGAAACCACCGATCATGGTCAAAATGTTACCTTTGAGAAAAAATCCCTCTAAGTCCCACTCCTGGCTTTGCACCATCCCCGGTTCTGTCTCGTTGTCTTCGTAGATAGGGTTAACAAGCCCTTCATTTGTTCTCTCGCCGTCAAAGATAGTGATGTTTGTTCCGTAGTTTCCCGCAAAAGCTGTGTTACACGTGAGGGCAAACCCTAGGGAGGCAATGGCGACTATGGTAACTATGTGAGGTTTCATTTTTTTGTTCCTTGTGATGATTTTTGTTGCTGTCAGTGGCCGTGTGGTCGGGGTGTGAAAGTAGTTCACTGTTGATCAAAAGCATTTTTGGTGCCAGTGTTAAATAATTTTTGACACTGGGGTTTTGTTGGGTTATTTCAGCGAGATGGAGGTTGGCTAACGTGATGGTCTGGGGTGGGGAGTAGGGTGGGCGTTCTGGATGGCGGAATATGGTTCCGGATTAACGGATATTGACTCGGCTAGGCGCCTGTCGGACTTAGAGAATCGTAGCGAAAATTCGTGAAATTGTGACCAGATATTCATGAATTTGAGGCGAATAGCAGGGCTATTTAACGAAAATTCATGGGGATATGGGCCGGTTTCACGAATTTGCAGTAGATTTATGTCTAAGTCCGACAGGCTCCTAGAGTCTGGCCATGGCCAGCGATGAGGAGTAGTTGGATATGCCTGCGGTGATGTGATCGGCAAGATCTTCGAGATATTTGTCACTTTTGAGCCGTTCCGCCTCAAGCGGGTTGGTGAGGAAGGCGACCTCAATGAGGATGGAGGGCATCTGGGCCCCGATCAGGACGATGAACGGCGCAGTTTTGACCCCGTGATTGTTGACTTGGGGATAGAGACGGCAGAGTCCGGAAACCAGGGTGTTCTGCACTGTCCCTGCCAGGCGTGCGGATTCGTCTTTTTTCGAGTTTTGCATCAGCTTGCTCAGGATGTTCTGGAGATCGCTGATCTGGCGTGATGATGAGGCGTTTTCCAGAGCAGCGATGCTGCGGGCCTCTTCATTGCCGGCAAAGTCCAGGTAGTAGGTCTCGATCCCTTGAGCCTGCGGTCGTGGAGCGGCGTTAGCGTGGATAGAGATGAACAGATCTCCATTTTTGGTGTTGGCGATGGCTGTTCGTTCTTCAAGGGGGATGAAGACATCGGAGTTGCGGGTCAGCACTACCTCAATCCCCAGTTGGGAGCTGATTTTACGGGCGATTTTTTGGGCGACGTTGAGGACGACATCTTTTTCTTTAAGACCTCCGATC
This genomic window from Desulfobulbaceae bacterium contains:
- a CDS encoding response regulator, which gives rise to MFTEPTNSTDINQSHTKGKKLHNTMKILFAEDNAAFRLILKNQLEFIGHQVVMAINGRQALSLIRETKPELIISDIQMPEMDGYQLCEAVHADNSLSQIPFIFYTGTFLSPEDETLALALGADRFLRKPVELKTMLQEIQLVVEKKQSENHPPPPLPSKETQTLYQKTISRKLNKKQAESSLYREIVNQCHEAIVVVDQAGHLILQNPAHQHLFNLCNPPSDWTPAQTLGEEPYRQIQDISNQTGHYHGELLRPTNHLPEIYLEVTAFAIADNGEETATVLILRDATDKKQEENEKKILQAQLIQAQKMEVVGRLAGGIAHDFNNILNAILGYSELALLDLPENNPAHNSIKIIQSSGERAARLVRQLLAFSRKQILKIGPVSINQIIGDLNKMLSRLIGEDIKLQLHLAPNNYEVMADAGQIEQIILNLAVNARDAMPTGGNLSISTDRAEIGDDTPYLELNPGAYITVSITDSGSGMNKQTLDRIFEPFFTTKEIGKGTGLGLATVFGIIKQHHGHISVDSHPGHGTTFTLFLPEASSTNAATAETLRTPQTLAHGEETILVVEDDTSFRNLLIEVLTQLSYTVITAPDGTDAIRHIEEHPLPIDMLLTDVILPGHNGRQVAEAFTKKYPTAKILFMSGYTDDILSPYGLHRVNFIQKPFSPLTLTVRIRQLLDQNSPKKFTLFTTPQSVGDTA
- a CDS encoding ammonium transporter; translated protein: MKNNLLIILALLAVPALAWAGDEAVPTLASNAEAIKGAQTNMDYVWTLVCAALVFFMQAGFACVEAGFTRAKSAINIMMKNLMDFSVGSLAFWAIGFGLMFGKTTTGWFGTDGFFLSDFTVGGDPWVLAFWMFQVVFAATAATIVSGAMAERTKFVSYFIYSGMISAFVYPIFGSWAWGNLFHGDGWLGKLGFIDFAGSTVVHSIGGWAALAGALVIGPRIGKYAKDGKVKAIPGHNIPLAAVGVFILWLGWFGFNPGSTTAANTSIAMIFVNTNLAAAAGCCAGMLTSWFIFKKPEIGMSLNGALAGLVAITAGCANVTPTSSIIIGAIGGVLVVFAVLFFDRIGIDDPVGAISVHGVNGAWGTLAAALFNIEGVTAKLIGVQLLGIGSAFIWSFGCCFVIFKVIEATVGLRVSAEEEIEGLDIAEHGGHAYFDFQMGSKQA
- a CDS encoding type 1 glutamine amidotransferase; the protein is MAKRFLLLQHAVWTGPGLFMKQAAKALKVELETVKVWQRKFPDFAAYDGLIVIGGRLDDHSRSMELLEHELAFIRQWLAADRPYLGLGLGHLLLAEAQGARIGRNYCASIGFVEGHLTRHGREHPVFKRLPIMMSFFKWHDHSVLEPLPKSLSVLATSVECQVEAISIPGRPHIIGVQFVNHAGSHEDVEKYWQKDSKWVNSLNGKFVNPLAILAESRKNHGQMAREFEVFFRNFIRLC
- a CDS encoding PEP-CTERM sorting domain-containing protein gives rise to the protein MVQSQEWDLEGFFLKGNILTMIGGFNFKTGVPGYNGLNSSKDFTSGDLFISTNASYGRPLSGAMYLVGSAGEIITDTNGNNVAYNPLASQDGSKNVSSSFGYEYALDINWAALTFSIVQLNPDSATTTVYYHQNEDGSPSSNPWKYFANGTIIGQPGTVNNLSIVNDSGFSGMGSNNTHYAVSFDLSNFFSVTGLYGQDFYTHFTMGCGNDNLMGQGTAPVPEPGTLLLFGTGLAGLGAFARRKGLIPTKLHNPDK